CGGGTACGCGGAGCGGGTGAACGAACGAACGGAGTCTCCCCGCTGACGGAGCAGGCGCACGACCGCCCCGCCGAGAAAGCCGCCGCCGCCGGTCACCACTGCTTTCACGCCTGCGCCTCCGGGGTCCACTTCGGGCCGAGTTGCTTATCGGCCCACACCGCCAACTTCTCGCGGAAGATCTTCGAGTTGTGCCGCACGTCTACCGGGAACGTACCGGGGTGCAGCAAATAGGTGATTCGTTCGGTATGAAACGTCGCCCCGGCACGCTGACGCAACTTGGTCTTGATCGCTTCCGGAGTGGGCAATCGCTTTTTGAGCGCCGGATAGTGATCTGTGAGCGCCCGATAGTCCGGTAGCTCGACGCACAATACCGGATAAGTCACACCACCCCGCGTCACTCCCACCAGTGCGGTACGCGCTACCTGTTCGCAACGGTTGAACACGGGTTCCACCATGTCCGTGAACAATGTACCGTGTGGGGTTGTGACACGGTGTGATTTGCGGCCACAAAACCAGAGCCGCCCGTGGTCGTCAAGATACCCGACGTCGCCCATGCGGTGCAGTACGTCGCCGGTCTTTGGGTCGCGAATCTTCGCGAGTTTGGTCGCATCGGGCCGGTTGTAGTATTGCCTCGTTACAATCGGCCCGCGGACCACGAACTCGCCGACCTCGCTCGGTGCCGCGAGCAGCGAATCGCTCCACTCCGCGATCGGCTCGTCCGAAATGCGGATGACGTACACTTCCACCCCACCAACCGGGCGCCCGACGCACACTCCCCTGCCCCGTTCAGTGAGGGACCGCGTTTCACCGAGGATCTCGCGGCTGCCGATGTTCGCAACGGGAAGCGCCTCAGTCGCGCCATACGGCGTGAACACCTCCACGCCACCGGGGAGGAGTCGGACGAAGCGCTCAAGGGAAGCCGCCGAAGCAGGAGCACCAGCAGAGATGACGCGGCGGAGCGAGGAGAGGCGACCGCGAGTGTCACAGGTTGAACCTCCCCCCCCGTCCCCCTTCCCTTCAGGGAGGGGGCAGACAGAATTGTCAGCGGATGTCGCCTCAAGCACTGCGGTTTCGCGCGCCAGCTCCCCCTTCTCTTCAGGGAGGGGGGATGGGGGGGTAGGTTCAACCAGCGGCTTCCCCGCGAGGTCGGTAGGTCCTTCGCCCACCAACTCCCCCAACCGCCGGATCACCGCGGGCGAGCCGAACATATTCGTCACGCCGAACTGTTTGATCTGCGCCGCGGCCTTGTGCGGGTTGATCTGTGCGGGCCGGCTCGCGTTCATGTCGGGGATCACGCACGTCATCCCGAGCGCCGGGCCGAACAGCGCGAACAACGGGAACGTGCAGAGATCAATTTCGCCCGGTTCGATGCCGTAGGTCGCCTTCAGCAACTCCACTTGCGCCGCGAAGATCCCGTGCGTGTACACCACGCCCTTCGCGACGCCCGTGCTACCGCTCGTGAAAAGGATCGCGGCCGGCTCGGTCGCCCCCGGTTCGGGGATGTGATACGCCCCGCGTGTGCGCCCCATCTCGCGCAAGCGTTCGAGTGACGTGTGGCAGTAGAACCGCCACTGACCGACATTCACAGTCGTGCGAAGGGTCTTTCTCGCCCACCCCAGCACGCGACGCGCGACATGGGCCTTCGCGATCCCAATGAACGCTTCGGGTTCCGCTTCAGCGAGGCACTTGCCCAAATTCTTCACGCCCATGCCGGGGTCGATGAAGACCGGCACGGCCCCGATT
This region of Gemmata massiliana genomic DNA includes:
- a CDS encoding AMP-binding protein, which produces MANPSLNVASHLERMAAQHPAQVAIHAPIGRVNADGPTEHRAITFLELNADSDAIAHGLASIGVVRGTRTALMVPPAPDFFALTFALLKIGAVPVFIDPGMGVKNLGKCLAEAEPEAFIGIAKAHVARRVLGWARKTLRTTVNVGQWRFYCHTSLERLREMGRTRGAYHIPEPGATEPAAILFTSGSTGVAKGVVYTHGIFAAQVELLKATYGIEPGEIDLCTFPLFALFGPALGMTCVIPDMNASRPAQINPHKAAAQIKQFGVTNMFGSPAVIRRLGELVGEGPTDLAGKPLVEPTPPSPLPEEKGELARETAVLEATSADNSVCPLPEGKGDGGGGSTCDTRGRLSSLRRVISAGAPASAASLERFVRLLPGGVEVFTPYGATEALPVANIGSREILGETRSLTERGRGVCVGRPVGGVEVYVIRISDEPIAEWSDSLLAAPSEVGEFVVRGPIVTRQYYNRPDATKLAKIRDPKTGDVLHRMGDVGYLDDHGRLWFCGRKSHRVTTPHGTLFTDMVEPVFNRCEQVARTALVGVTRGGVTYPVLCVELPDYRALTDHYPALKKRLPTPEAIKTKLRQRAGATFHTERITYLLHPGTFPVDVRHNSKIFREKLAVWADKQLGPKWTPEAQA